A genomic stretch from Sulfurimonas sediminis includes:
- a CDS encoding endonuclease MutS2: MQTVVNKTAKSSRVDTLIQQLDLVEHIEQFKSFFSREHSLYIEGDQELHFRYIKELDKLEFKAPPKVSDFFEIKGHLKKHGVLNFEQIFEIVKIVRYFRYFKNRELEGLIGEWMDKFIIPEQFLEIEKYFTHEGKFEENLDENLFQLSQRIAEYKNNISGALKRMMSSSKLAGYLVDTQIHFINNEECLLVRGGFNHVLKGAILGRSTGGFFYVAPDSVLKSKEQIRFIEQERKAIFYEYAKEFSKKLYELQPFINFIDKEFTKFDNYQARVLFAKSKNLQLIKSKKDTKIVLNSFVHPALHNAKPINVDFSKNILMITGVNAGGKTMLLKSILAAAFMAKYIIPMKLNETKSHIGSFKAIQAIIDDPQNVKNDISTFAGRMQQFSRIFDYKSALIGVDEIELGTDSDEAAALFKVILDDLIKRGQKVVVTTHHKRLAALMADRDDVELMAAIYDEEQRKPTYEFMQGIIGKSYAFETASRYGISNSIVNEAKKVYGDNSEKLSLLIERGSQLERELKQKHKKVDEKLDEIYKKEHALKEQKEQLLRELEKEKAALKHSYDIAINEAKNAARAGDVKEIHRAMNKANKKLPKQTQKEDKRDIEFKVGDKVKYHSQKGTIVSMKGKNEATIEVDGMRVRVKTKHLKRTQIIQPKPTTNLSLHVEKKAGLKCDLHGLRAEEACEVLDKFLSDALINGWDEVIVYHGIGTGKLSYAVKEFLKRHPRVKKFEDAPQHMGGFGAKVVHL; encoded by the coding sequence GTGCAGACAGTTGTGAATAAAACTGCTAAAAGTTCCCGAGTCGATACCCTCATCCAGCAGCTTGACTTAGTTGAGCATATAGAACAGTTTAAAAGTTTTTTTTCCCGTGAACACTCTTTGTATATAGAAGGTGATCAGGAACTGCATTTTCGCTATATCAAAGAGCTTGACAAGCTGGAGTTTAAAGCCCCACCTAAAGTGAGTGATTTTTTTGAAATCAAAGGGCACCTCAAAAAACACGGAGTTTTAAATTTTGAACAGATTTTTGAGATTGTCAAAATTGTGCGCTATTTTCGCTACTTTAAAAACCGTGAACTTGAGGGTCTTATCGGGGAGTGGATGGACAAATTCATCATCCCAGAGCAATTTTTGGAGATAGAAAAGTATTTTACGCATGAGGGAAAATTTGAAGAAAATCTCGATGAAAACCTTTTTCAGCTCTCCCAAAGAATAGCAGAGTATAAAAACAACATTTCAGGTGCCCTCAAGAGAATGATGTCAAGTTCCAAACTTGCAGGCTACCTTGTCGATACCCAGATTCACTTCATAAACAATGAAGAGTGTCTGCTTGTGCGCGGTGGATTTAACCATGTCCTAAAAGGTGCCATACTTGGTAGAAGTACAGGTGGATTTTTTTATGTTGCACCAGACAGCGTCCTTAAATCAAAAGAGCAGATTCGGTTTATAGAACAAGAGCGTAAAGCTATATTTTACGAATATGCAAAAGAGTTTTCAAAAAAACTCTATGAACTTCAACCTTTTATTAACTTTATAGACAAAGAGTTTACAAAATTTGATAACTATCAAGCAAGGGTACTCTTTGCAAAAAGCAAAAACCTACAACTCATTAAAAGTAAAAAAGATACAAAAATAGTACTCAACAGTTTTGTTCATCCGGCTTTGCATAATGCAAAGCCTATCAATGTTGATTTTTCTAAAAATATTTTGATGATTACTGGAGTCAATGCCGGTGGGAAAACCATGCTCTTAAAGTCCATTTTAGCGGCTGCTTTTATGGCAAAATATATTATTCCTATGAAACTTAATGAAACAAAGTCACACATAGGAAGCTTTAAAGCGATACAGGCCATTATAGATGACCCGCAAAATGTAAAAAATGACATTTCAACTTTTGCAGGCAGAATGCAGCAGTTTTCCCGTATATTTGATTATAAATCAGCACTTATCGGAGTAGATGAAATAGAACTTGGAACTGATTCTGATGAAGCAGCAGCACTTTTTAAGGTCATTCTTGATGATTTAATCAAGCGTGGGCAAAAAGTCGTTGTAACAACCCACCACAAACGACTTGCGGCATTGATGGCAGACCGTGATGATGTGGAACTTATGGCGGCAATTTATGATGAAGAGCAGCGAAAACCAACTTATGAATTTATGCAAGGTATCATAGGCAAAAGTTATGCATTTGAAACAGCCAGCAGATATGGTATTTCCAATAGCATTGTCAATGAAGCGAAAAAAGTCTATGGAGATAACTCTGAAAAACTTTCACTCTTGATTGAACGCGGTTCACAGCTTGAACGAGAACTTAAACAAAAGCATAAAAAAGTTGATGAAAAACTAGATGAAATTTATAAAAAAGAGCATGCTCTCAAAGAGCAAAAAGAGCAGCTTTTGCGTGAACTTGAAAAAGAAAAAGCAGCACTCAAACACTCTTATGATATTGCCATAAACGAAGCCAAAAATGCGGCACGTGCAGGCGATGTCAAAGAGATTCACCGTGCGATGAACAAAGCAAACAAAAAACTGCCAAAACAGACACAAAAAGAGGACAAAAGAGATATAGAGTTTAAAGTCGGGGACAAAGTAAAATACCACTCCCAAAAAGGAACTATAGTTTCTATGAAAGGCAAAAATGAAGCTACCATAGAAGTGGACGGTATGCGAGTTCGCGTCAAAACAAAACATCTCAAACGCACCCAAATCATTCAGCCAAAACCGACGACAAACCTGAGCTTACATGTAGAGAAAAAAGCAGGACTCAAATGTGACCTGCACGGTTTAAGAGCCGAAGAAGCCTGTGAAGTCTTAGACAAATTTCTCAGTGATGCCCTTATCAACGGCTGGGATGAAGTCATTGTCTATCACGGCATAGGCACAGGAAAACTTTCCTATGCTGTCAAAGAGTTTTTAAAACGCCACCCACGAGTGAAAAAATTTGAAGATGCACCCCAGCATATGGGTGGATTTGGAGCAAAGGTAGTACATCTATAA
- the murC gene encoding UDP-N-acetylmuramate--L-alanine ligase: protein MKIHFIGIGGIGISGLAQYMHFKGHEVSGSDIKETVITKKLRDLGLHVTIPHSRDAITNHDLVVHSAIIRPDNPEIIAAKEKGIEVLARREALPKILQDKKVYSVAGAHGKSTTTAILAAIMSGSAIIGAESKEFGSNVRYDATNDVMIFEADESDGSFINSNPHCAIVINAEPEHMEYYDYNYERFYDSYKTFINLAPLKVLNAEDPFLATLINEIEAEWLYPSKDIQNIEFVLINNQPHTRFTFRDFGSFDVWGFGKHIAIDASLAILAAHKSMSIEDIRKNILHFKGIKKRFDIVGFEHDSVIIDDYGHHPTEIKATFESVKEYAMLKGFDKITAIWQPHKYSRTIDNLEEFIKCFDGAAELIILPVWAAGEAPRDIDFQENFKHYNLTMADKISRSNNTIKVIKDNKDLETLDKGLIIGFGAGDITYQIRGIA from the coding sequence ATGAAAATTCATTTTATCGGAATCGGTGGTATAGGCATCTCAGGACTTGCACAATACATGCATTTCAAGGGTCATGAAGTAAGCGGCTCAGATATCAAAGAGACTGTCATTACCAAAAAACTGCGCGACCTCGGTTTACATGTAACCATACCCCACTCCAGGGATGCCATTACAAACCATGACCTGGTTGTACACTCTGCGATTATCCGTCCTGACAATCCTGAAATTATTGCAGCAAAGGAAAAAGGCATAGAAGTGCTTGCCCGCCGTGAAGCATTGCCAAAAATTCTGCAGGACAAAAAGGTATATTCTGTTGCGGGAGCACACGGAAAAAGTACCACAACAGCTATTCTTGCCGCTATTATGAGCGGTTCTGCAATCATCGGTGCGGAATCCAAAGAGTTTGGCTCAAATGTCCGTTATGATGCAACAAATGATGTCATGATTTTTGAAGCTGATGAAAGTGACGGAAGCTTTATAAATTCAAACCCGCATTGTGCCATCGTCATCAATGCAGAACCTGAGCATATGGAGTATTATGACTATAATTATGAAAGATTTTACGACTCTTACAAAACCTTCATAAACCTTGCACCACTCAAAGTTTTAAATGCCGAAGACCCGTTTTTGGCAACACTCATCAATGAAATTGAAGCCGAGTGGCTTTATCCCAGCAAAGATATTCAAAACATAGAATTTGTTCTCATAAACAATCAGCCCCATACCCGTTTTACTTTTCGTGATTTTGGCAGTTTTGATGTCTGGGGATTTGGCAAGCATATCGCCATTGATGCCTCCCTTGCCATACTTGCAGCACATAAATCTATGTCCATAGAAGATATTCGCAAAAACATCTTACATTTCAAAGGCATTAAAAAACGTTTTGATATTGTCGGGTTTGAGCATGACAGTGTCATTATAGACGATTACGGACACCATCCGACAGAGATAAAAGCCACTTTTGAATCAGTCAAAGAGTATGCTATGCTCAAAGGGTTTGACAAGATTACAGCCATCTGGCAGCCACACAAATACTCAAGAACCATTGACAACCTCGAAGAATTCATCAAATGCTTTGACGGAGCAGCCGAGCTTATCATCCTCCCCGTATGGGCAGCAGGAGAAGCACCGCGAGATATTGATTTTCAAGAAAATTTCAAACACTACAACCTGACGATGGCGGACAAAATATCCCGCAGTAACAATACTATAAAAGTGATAAAAGACAATAAAGACCTGGAAACACTCGACAAAGGTCTCATTATAGGCTTTGGTGCCGGTGATATTACCTATCAGATCAGAGGAATCGCCTAA
- a CDS encoding NAD(P)/FAD-dependent oxidoreductase, with translation MAKSVAIIGGGASGLLCAIFCAKAGLHVTLFEQNTKPAKKILVSGNGRCNITNKHLHVNDFFSQNPTFVEYALKNFGFKAFEKFTNSIGLLLHVTDDGRAYPLSNEAKSVAKIFVEYAQSLGVTFHTEHKITDIKKLTDSYDSVVVASGSRAASHLGGNADAEEFAKAFGHTVIQAYPSLVQLHLNSKTAHKMSGAKLNAEVTLLVNHQKELTCNGDVLFTNYGVSGFAILDISQRASEALLEYAAVDISINLLPEFNTQKLSTHLLHVKKNMPAFTLLDILVGLIPFKIANGVLEALHVKPESKILDTKLSKKIANLMLNWRFEVTDTHGFRHAEVSGGGINTLEINEKTFESKKQKNLYFIGECLDVVGRRGGYNFAFAWASGYLAAQDIIKKQIPHKESKR, from the coding sequence ATGGCAAAATCAGTTGCAATCATCGGAGGCGGTGCAAGCGGGCTTCTATGTGCCATCTTTTGTGCCAAAGCAGGTTTACATGTAACACTGTTTGAACAAAACACAAAACCGGCAAAAAAAATTCTCGTCTCAGGAAACGGACGTTGCAATATTACAAACAAGCATTTACATGTAAACGATTTTTTTTCACAAAATCCCACCTTTGTAGAATATGCTTTAAAAAATTTCGGTTTTAAGGCGTTTGAAAAATTCACAAACTCCATTGGGCTGCTCTTACATGTAACGGATGACGGTAGAGCCTATCCTCTAAGCAATGAAGCAAAAAGTGTTGCAAAGATTTTTGTAGAATATGCGCAGAGTCTCGGTGTAACTTTTCATACAGAGCATAAAATCACAGATATAAAAAAACTGACAGACAGTTATGACAGTGTTGTTGTGGCAAGCGGTTCGCGTGCTGCTTCTCATCTGGGAGGCAATGCCGATGCCGAGGAGTTTGCAAAGGCATTTGGGCACACTGTAATTCAAGCCTATCCCTCTTTGGTACAACTGCACTTAAATTCAAAAACAGCCCATAAAATGAGCGGGGCAAAACTCAATGCCGAAGTCACTTTGCTTGTCAATCACCAAAAAGAGCTTACATGTAACGGCGATGTGCTTTTTACAAACTACGGTGTTTCCGGTTTTGCCATTTTAGATATTTCCCAGCGTGCGTCTGAAGCACTTTTAGAATATGCAGCGGTAGACATTTCCATAAATCTGCTCCCTGAATTTAACACACAAAAACTCTCGACACATCTCTTACATGTAAAGAAAAACATGCCTGCATTTACACTCTTGGATATACTTGTCGGCTTAATTCCATTCAAAATAGCAAACGGCGTATTAGAAGCCTTACATGTAAAGCCTGAGAGTAAAATTTTGGACACAAAACTTTCAAAAAAAATAGCAAACCTTATGCTCAACTGGCGGTTTGAAGTGACCGATACTCATGGATTTCGTCATGCAGAAGTCAGCGGTGGCGGCATAAACACTCTTGAAATCAATGAAAAAACATTTGAATCAAAGAAACAAAAAAATCTCTACTTTATCGGGGAATGTCTCGATGTCGTCGGGAGACGCGGAGGCTATAACTTTGCTTTTGCCTGGGCAAGCGGATATTTGGCAGCACAGGATATAATTAAAAAACAAATCCCACACAAAGAGAGTAAAAGATGA
- a CDS encoding ATP-dependent helicase has protein sequence MPLSRLNEEQYAAATSPHSKNLIIASAGTGKTSTIVGRIGHLLNNGVAPNEILLLTFTNKAAAEMVARVAEYFGAGVAKKIDAGTFHAVSYRWLKKRDKRVVLKQQRELKTLFRSVFEKRSFMHIEAEVQPYGGNYLYDLYSFYQNTELKNNFEDWLIENYPEHELFAMIYADIVDEFEALKKEYGFLNFNDLLLNFREMCKNDELGYKEVLVDEYQDTNALQGTLIDAMNPPSLFCVGDYDQSIYAFNGADIGIIGSFTTKYPDAVVHTLTKNYRSSVPILSLANKVIEHNERIYPKKLEVTRIYDAQAPKLLAFDELFDQYHAMAAMIRDTSTPREEIAVIFRNNSSADGIEVGLRELDIPCKRKGGTSFFDSREIKAILDLYTLLVNESDMMAFIHLFEFARGIGSAMAKELYTALKYLGQGSIFYGLYAPDESVKNPFEKRKLNHQLGLFDDFLELGAVGKYAKLGFEAKFMKNPVLKHPKLTKESATFLHNFYLLFRDLKGIKQPKTVVKKIANSALYMYIADVLATKRATLKDGSVDEKQKTEALSRIQRKTLLLEELSKPYSEHERFLNAMILGSSDLTQGEGVNLLSVHASKGLEYKEVYVIDLMDGRFPNRKLMQRGGSLDEERRLFYVAVTRAKDILYLSYAKYDKIKKQNFVPSQFLYEAGMVAKDEAYRKMVMQAEEKEQE, from the coding sequence ATGCCGTTGTCGAGATTAAATGAAGAACAATATGCCGCTGCAACATCTCCTCACAGCAAAAATCTCATCATTGCTTCTGCCGGAACAGGAAAAACTTCGACTATTGTAGGAAGAATAGGACATTTGCTCAACAATGGCGTTGCCCCAAATGAAATTCTTCTGCTGACTTTTACAAACAAAGCAGCTGCAGAGATGGTGGCTCGGGTTGCGGAGTATTTCGGTGCGGGTGTTGCCAAAAAAATAGATGCGGGAACTTTTCATGCGGTAAGCTACAGATGGCTGAAAAAAAGAGACAAAAGAGTGGTGCTCAAGCAGCAGCGAGAGCTCAAAACACTTTTTCGTTCTGTTTTTGAGAAGCGTTCCTTTATGCATATAGAAGCAGAAGTACAGCCTTACGGCGGAAATTATCTGTATGATTTGTACTCTTTTTATCAAAATACAGAGCTGAAAAACAATTTTGAAGACTGGCTTATCGAGAACTATCCGGAGCATGAACTTTTTGCCATGATATATGCAGATATAGTGGATGAATTTGAAGCCTTGAAAAAAGAATACGGTTTTTTAAATTTTAATGATCTGCTTTTGAATTTTAGAGAAATGTGCAAAAATGACGAGCTGGGATATAAAGAGGTTTTGGTGGATGAGTATCAAGACACCAATGCTCTGCAGGGAACGCTCATAGATGCCATGAATCCGCCTTCGCTCTTTTGTGTGGGAGATTACGACCAGAGTATTTATGCTTTTAACGGCGCAGATATAGGCATTATAGGCTCTTTTACGACAAAATATCCCGATGCCGTTGTGCATACGCTGACAAAAAACTACCGATCTTCCGTGCCTATTCTCTCACTTGCAAACAAGGTGATAGAGCATAATGAACGGATTTACCCTAAAAAGCTGGAAGTGACCCGTATTTATGATGCACAGGCGCCAAAACTTTTGGCATTTGATGAGCTGTTTGACCAGTATCATGCCATGGCTGCGATGATTCGTGACACATCCACACCAAGAGAAGAGATAGCAGTCATCTTTCGTAACAACTCTTCGGCTGACGGCATAGAGGTAGGACTGCGTGAGCTTGACATTCCCTGCAAGCGTAAAGGCGGCACAAGCTTTTTTGATTCGCGTGAGATTAAAGCAATTTTAGATTTATACACTCTGCTTGTGAATGAGTCGGATATGATGGCATTTATTCATCTGTTTGAATTTGCACGGGGCATAGGTTCTGCCATGGCAAAAGAGTTGTATACTGCTCTTAAATATTTGGGGCAGGGGAGTATTTTTTACGGACTTTATGCACCTGATGAATCGGTGAAAAACCCTTTTGAAAAACGAAAGCTCAACCATCAACTTGGGCTTTTTGATGACTTTTTGGAACTCGGTGCTGTTGGGAAATATGCAAAACTCGGCTTTGAAGCGAAATTTATGAAAAATCCGGTGCTCAAACATCCTAAACTGACAAAAGAGAGTGCGACTTTTTTGCATAATTTTTATCTGCTTTTTCGTGATTTGAAAGGGATTAAACAGCCAAAAACCGTGGTAAAAAAAATTGCAAATTCCGCACTTTACATGTATATAGCCGATGTTTTGGCAACAAAAAGAGCCACGCTCAAAGACGGCTCTGTTGATGAGAAACAAAAAACAGAAGCTTTGAGCCGAATCCAGAGAAAAACACTGCTTTTGGAAGAACTTTCAAAACCTTATTCGGAGCATGAACGCTTTTTAAATGCGATGATTTTAGGCTCATCCGATTTGACACAGGGCGAAGGGGTAAATCTGCTGAGTGTGCATGCAAGTAAAGGGCTTGAATACAAAGAAGTTTATGTGATAGATTTGATGGACGGACGCTTTCCAAACAGAAAACTGATGCAGCGGGGCGGCAGTCTTGACGAAGAGCGCCGACTTTTTTATGTGGCAGTCACACGTGCAAAAGACATACTCTATTTGAGTTATGCAAAATATGACAAAATCAAAAAACAGAACTTTGTACCAAGCCAGTTTTTATATGAAGCCGGCATGGTTGCAAAAGATGAGGCCTACAGAAAAATGGTGATGCAGGCGGAGGAAAAAGAGCAAGAGTAG
- a CDS encoding succinyldiaminopimelate transaminase, translated as MNFEPYPFEKLTNLLENIQPDKNHTPAVLTIGEPQFETPDFIQKALCDNASLLKKYPKTTGETVLREAQRNFISRRFGVSLKDEEIIPTFGTREVLFNFPQFLLFDIEKSVIAYTNPFYQIYEGAATATRSKVIHLNLDEKNNFKPDINESELGSCDLVILNFPNNPTTATLGLEELGEWVKLALKYDFVLLNDECYSEIYTDKPIPSLLEASLHVNNDSFKNVLVINSISKRSCAPGLRSGFIAGDATILGEYMKYRTYIGCAIPLPLQHAAAEAWNDEEHVAKSRAVYKENFEIAQKILGTQIPDATFYLWIKVGDALAFTQKLYKNYNVKVLPGEFLAREDAEGENPGKGFIRIALVESPKKTKDALLKIKECLHEQR; from the coding sequence ATGAATTTTGAACCCTATCCATTTGAAAAACTAACAAATTTACTTGAAAATATACAACCCGACAAAAACCACACTCCGGCTGTCCTGACAATAGGCGAACCCCAGTTTGAAACCCCTGATTTTATACAAAAAGCGCTCTGTGACAATGCTTCTCTACTCAAAAAGTATCCAAAAACAACCGGCGAGACTGTTTTGCGTGAAGCACAAAGAAATTTTATAAGCAGACGCTTCGGTGTCAGTTTGAAAGATGAGGAGATTATTCCTACATTCGGAACAAGAGAAGTACTGTTTAACTTCCCGCAGTTTTTGCTTTTTGATATTGAAAAGTCTGTTATAGCCTACACAAATCCTTTTTATCAGATATACGAAGGGGCGGCAACGGCAACACGTTCAAAAGTCATCCATCTGAATTTGGATGAAAAAAACAACTTCAAACCTGACATAAATGAGAGTGAATTGGGCAGTTGCGATTTGGTTATACTGAACTTTCCAAACAATCCTACAACTGCTACACTTGGACTTGAAGAACTGGGAGAGTGGGTAAAACTGGCACTCAAATATGATTTTGTCCTCCTAAATGATGAATGCTACAGCGAGATATATACAGACAAGCCGATTCCTTCTCTGCTTGAAGCTTCTTTACATGTAAACAATGACAGTTTTAAAAATGTTTTAGTCATTAATTCCATTTCAAAACGCTCTTGCGCACCGGGTCTGCGTTCAGGCTTTATCGCCGGCGATGCGACAATCCTGGGAGAATATATGAAGTACAGAACCTATATAGGCTGCGCCATACCTCTGCCACTGCAACACGCAGCAGCCGAAGCATGGAATGATGAAGAACATGTAGCAAAATCAAGAGCTGTTTATAAAGAAAATTTTGAAATTGCACAGAAAATATTGGGAACACAAATTCCTGATGCGACATTTTACTTATGGATAAAAGTCGGTGATGCACTTGCATTTACACAAAAGCTTTACAAAAACTATAATGTCAAAGTACTCCCGGGTGAGTTTCTCGCAAGAGAAGATGCAGAAGGTGAAAATCCCGGTAAAGGTTTTATTCGTATCGCTCTGGTTGAGAGTCCGAAAAAAACAAAAGATGCACTACTAAAAATCAAGGAATGTTTACATGAGCAAAGATAA
- a CDS encoding YtfJ family protein produces the protein MKRTLGFLALMTALNLFAITVGEKPKEATLEKENGGYAKDGSAWNSNSIKEKVYVMFYVDPDEKDANEAFSEALKKKEYRKRGAYGSIAIVNLAATWKPNFIIESLLKSKQKEFPDTIYVKDKNKVLVKEWNLADDSSDIIIFDKNGKVLFYKAGKMSKEDMQKAFTVIEENL, from the coding sequence ATGAAACGAACACTAGGATTTTTAGCACTGATGACTGCACTGAATTTATTTGCAATTACAGTAGGAGAAAAGCCCAAAGAAGCAACTCTTGAAAAAGAAAACGGCGGCTACGCCAAAGACGGTTCCGCCTGGAATTCCAACAGCATAAAAGAGAAAGTCTATGTTATGTTTTATGTCGATCCGGATGAAAAAGATGCCAATGAAGCCTTCTCTGAGGCACTCAAGAAAAAAGAGTACAGAAAGAGAGGAGCGTATGGCAGCATTGCCATTGTCAATCTTGCCGCAACATGGAAACCGAATTTCATTATAGAATCTCTTTTAAAAAGCAAACAAAAAGAGTTCCCTGATACGATTTATGTAAAAGACAAAAACAAAGTTCTTGTCAAAGAGTGGAATCTGGCCGATGACAGTTCTGACATTATCATATTTGACAAAAACGGCAAAGTGCTCTTTTACAAAGCAGGAAAAATGAGCAAAGAGGATATGCAAAAAGCATTTACAGTGATTGAGGAAAATTTATAA
- a CDS encoding EI24 domain-containing protein, which produces MNNEIGILSLSLKDLFTKKMLIYSLMPFIVSMLILYILFFIVAGLGVDQLTTMEVQTTQTTIENGIPHTESFQATLAGTGIMKFLMSSALTSWIATFLIYTIGGLMTLYASIFVALLIIGFLTHAILKELQQRHYQDVQMIGYSNAIEGIFLTLKWIFIMILLFFVFIPLYFIPVINIVAFNFPLYYFFHKMLTYDVSSAICTKEEAMKIKFFHANTLRLKTLGLYLLSLIPFVIFFASVFYVIYLGHSYFIETRKLRNES; this is translated from the coding sequence ATGAATAACGAAATCGGTATTCTCAGCCTGAGTCTCAAAGATTTATTTACAAAAAAGATGCTGATATACTCCCTGATGCCTTTTATAGTCAGTATGCTTATACTCTACATTCTTTTTTTTATTGTTGCAGGCTTGGGTGTTGACCAACTTACGACTATGGAAGTGCAAACTACACAGACTACGATAGAAAACGGCATACCTCATACGGAGAGTTTTCAAGCCACACTCGCAGGCACAGGTATCATGAAGTTTTTGATGAGCAGCGCACTGACTTCGTGGATAGCCACTTTTCTCATCTATACCATAGGCGGATTGATGACGCTCTATGCTTCCATATTTGTCGCTTTGCTTATCATTGGCTTTTTAACTCATGCAATTTTAAAAGAACTGCAGCAAAGGCACTACCAGGATGTGCAAATGATAGGCTATTCAAATGCAATCGAAGGGATATTTTTAACACTCAAGTGGATATTTATCATGATACTGCTCTTTTTTGTTTTTATTCCTCTGTATTTCATCCCCGTTATCAATATTGTGGCCTTTAACTTTCCACTCTATTACTTTTTTCATAAAATGCTGACTTATGATGTCTCTTCGGCCATCTGTACCAAAGAAGAAGCAATGAAAATCAAGTTTTTTCATGCAAATACCCTGCGGCTCAAAACACTCGGACTCTATCTGCTCTCACTCATCCCTTTTGTCATCTTTTTCGCATCGGTATTTTATGTCATCTATCTCGGACACAGTTATTTTATAGAAACCAGAAAATTACGTAATGAAAGCTAA